The DNA segment GACAGTAGTTGTTGCGATGAACAGGCCTTCTTTAGAAAAGTATGAAAAATATGTTGTGCCTGGTGGAAAACTTTTTATAAATACATCGCTGATTAAAGAGAAAGCGAAAAGAAGTGATATAGAAATTTATGAAATCGCGGCAAATGACATTGCAAATGAAATAGGGAATTTAAAAATTGCTAATATGGTGATTTTAGGAGGTTTAATAAAAGCAACGAATATTACAAAAATTGAATCTGCATTAAAGGCACTTGTAGAAGTTTTAGGACCAAGTAAAGAGCATCTTGTGCCAATAAATGAAAAAGCTTTAGAAAAAGGAGCAGAGCTTATAGAGATTTTAAGCAACAGATAAAATTACATCATGAATGAAAGAAATGCAATGAAAATATTCATGAAGCATATTTTGCATTTTTTGAAGGATTTTTGAAATGTCCGTCGAATATAATAAAAGTGGAAAACGATATATGGTTTTGTAAAAGGTTAAAAAACCATGTAACCATTTTATTACTTTACACTATTAAAATATTTTAATATAAGTTAAAATATTGAAAGGAGGTGGTTACGGTAATAAAAAGCTTAAATAATTTATTTAAACTATAACACGAAAGGAGAAAAGATATGGCCAGTGGAAAAGTTGAACATGGAAGAAAGCTATCAGATGGCGCTTATGGCGGTATAAGTGGCGACAAGTATGTGCCATTTGTTCCGGCGGAAGAGGTTCTTCCAGAATCTACATTTTTGAGTTTAGTTATAGGCGTGATATTTGCAATTGTTTTTGCGGCAGCTAATACTTATTTAGGTCTTAAAACTGGAATGACTATAAGTGCAGCTATTCCTGCTGCTGTTTTGTCTACCGGTATATTAAAGACGATTTTTAGAAGAAATAGCATATTAGAAGCTAATATGGCTACAGCAATAGCCGCAACAGGTGAGAGTGTTGCTGCTGGACTTTTGTTTTCTTTTCCAGCTATAGCTATTTGGGGTTTTAAAAATGAATTTACTCTCGAAAGA comes from the Thermoanaerobacterium aotearoense genome and includes:
- a CDS encoding 2-oxoacid:acceptor oxidoreductase family protein — protein: MEERIIFAGFGGQGIMSMGLIMSYAGMMDGKNVSWLPSYGPEMRGGTANCHVTISDEPVGSPIINEATVVVAMNRPSLEKYEKYVVPGGKLFINTSLIKEKAKRSDIEIYEIAANDIANEIGNLKIANMVILGGLIKATNITKIESALKALVEVLGPSKEHLVPINEKALEKGAELIEILSNR